The Gemmatimonadales bacterium nucleotide sequence TTGAGCGGTACCGTGCCGCCGGCCAGGTCGCCCGTCACCTGGACGTCGCCTTCCGGCGTGAGAGTCGCAGCAATCGTACATCCGGCCGGCAGATACCACAGGATGACGTGCAGCCCCCACCGGTCGCCCGCGTTGTCGAGGCTCGTGAAGCTGATGTTGCCGGTCGCCGAGGTCGAGGTCGAGCTCGTGACCGTGCCCGACCCGAGGTTCGTCGTGCTGCCGACGCGCCTGAGCCAGATCCGCACGCCGCTCACGATGGTGTCGGGGTCAGTCGCCACGGCGCGGTAGACGCCATCGGGGGTGCAGGGCTGCGGCGTGCAGCGGTCCTTAAAGATCCGCGCGCGGATCTGATACGGCGCCCGGTATGTGAGCGATCCGGAGGCGGTACTGGTCGCGCTGTTGCTCGTCGCGGTCGGGGCCGAGGCGGTGACGCGCAGGGTGTCGAGGAGCGCCGTGGTCGGGATGACGGCGGGAACCGCCACCGACTTGTACTCCGCCGACGCCGTGTCCACCCGCAGGTAGTAGGTGCCGGGGCGGACGGCGAACCGGATGGCGCCCGACGCGCTGGTGCGTAACGAATCCAGCTTCGTCGTGCGCGTCGAATTGAAAAGCCATACCTTCACGTTACGGAACGGGACGGACAACGAGCGCAACGTGTCCTGCACGAAGTGGGTGAGGCTGCCGCTGATCGCCTTGCCGGGATCGTAGGCGAGCACGGGAACGACCACGCTGTCGGTCTGCCCGACGGTCACGGGCTCCCGGAGGCCGGGTGGCCTGTCGATCCCCACCGTGGTGATTCTCGACGAGTCACCCATCACCACCACCACGCGGTAGAGTCCGGCCGCGAGCCCGAACGTTCGGTACGTTCCGCTGGCGTCCGTCAGCATGGTGCGGACGGCTGGCCCGCCCCCGAGCGGTTGAAGCTGCACGGTCACGTTGGCCAGGTTCACCGTGCCGGCGAGGTTCGTGACGGTGCCGCGCACGATGAACCGTCCCAGGCCGCCGGTCGGCGGAGCGACGCTATCCACGCGGCATCCCACCAGCAGGCCCGCGAAGGCCGCCACGACGATTGCTGAACGCTTCATGGCCGTCTCCTCGGGTTAGAAGTTGTACCGCAGGCCGAACTGCGCCTGGAACTGGTCGAAGCGGAACGCGCTGGGCTCCTTCGTTCCGAAGCTCGGATTGACGTCATAGACAAACCTACTCTGGGCCGAGTTGAACCCGCGGACGCTCAGCAGGTCGCCGTTGCTGCCGCCGCCGGCCCCGGCCACCGTCCACACCCTTCCCCATTCGCTGTTCAGGAAGTTGAGGAAGTTGAAGAAGTCCGCGACCAGCTCGACGCTCTGGCCGCGCATCGTCTGGAAGCGCTTGGACAGCCGCAGATCGAGCTGGTTGATCCACGGGTTCCGGCAGGCGTTGCGCCGAACGACCGTGTTCAGGGCTGCGCGCAGGCAGCTGTTCCCCTGGATCAGGTCCTCCAGAATGGTGCGCTGGTTGTTCTTCTGCGTCGTGGAGTCGACGTCGCTGTTGGCGTCGAAGTTGTACAGGATGTTGGTGCCCACGTAGGCCCGGTCGTTGCTCGAGATCCCGTCGCCGTTCGGGTCGCCGTTGATGCGCGGCGTATAGGGAAGTCCGGAGAACCCGCGGAAGATACCCGACAGCTGGATCCCCCACGGCAGCCGCGCGATCCCGCTCAAGATGAGCGTGTGGGGTCGGTCGAAGTCGGCCGGCGACCGGTTGCCGCGGAGGTCGTTCGGGTTGCCGCCCGTCGGGGTCTCGAACAGCGCCGTGCTCGAGATGCAGCAGGAGTACGACGCGTTGTCCTCGGTGCGGCTGTAGGTGTACGACGCCTGGAACTGCAACCCCCGCGTCAGCCGCCGGGAGGCGCTCACCGTGAAGCTGATGTTCTCCGCCTCGGCGGTGCTCACGTGCTCGAGCACCTGCCCGAAGGCGGCGTCGACCCGGTTGAAGTTCCGGTTGATGCTCCCGGTCGAGCCGATGGCGACCAGCGGCGAGTAGACCGGCCGGCCGCCCTCGGTGAAGAACTGTGGGACCGTGGCCAGGTTCCGGTCGATCACGAAGAAGTTGTCGCCGATGTGGGAATAGGACAGGTCGAGGCCCACGCGGGTGTCGCGGTCCACCGCGTGGTCGATGCCGAAGTTGGTCTTGAAGCTGCGAGGCGTCTCGTACTGGCGCGAGAAGACGTTCACGTTCGGCGTACCCGCCGACGCCGCGCCGCCCCCGACGCACTGGGTCGGGATGGAATCGGGGTTGGCGGCGTAGGTCGCCAGGTTGGGCTCGGGGACGTTGCCGGCGGATGAGAAGCACGACAGCGAGAGCTGCGTGTTACCCGTGTTCAAGAACACGTTGGAGAAGAGCACGTAGGGCGAGCGGCCGTAGAAGAGGCCCGCGCCGCCGCGCACGATCGTGGTGCGGTTCCCCGACATGTCGTACGTGAACCCGAATCGGGGGGCGATGTTGTTCCGATCACGCGGCGCCCGGCTCACGTCGAGGTCGGGGAAGCTGCGCTGGAACGCGGGGTTCGGCGCTGGAGCGTCGGGGAAGGTGGCCAGGTCGTAGCGCACGCCGAACACCAGGTTCAGCCTGGGGGTCACCTGCCACTGGTCCTGCGCGTAGAACGCCCACTCCCGCACGTCGTACTCCGCCTTGGGGAACCGCGCTTCGACCGAGAGCGCGCTGTTGGTGTCGGCCGGCAGCGCCCGCGTGAACGAATCCGGGGCGCGGTTCTCCAGGTCTGCCAGGCTCCGGAACGAAAACGTGCCGAGCGCGTTGTTTCCGAAGAAGTTGAAGACGTGAATGAAACTGTTGGTGGTGCCGACCCTGACGGTGTGGCTCCCCCGCACCCAGGTGAGGTTGTCCTGGATCTCCCACGTTCTCTCGTCCAGATCGTTGAAGTGGAGGATCGGGTCGCCGCCGGCGACGATGGTGGCGGACGTGGGGGTGATGCTCCCGTCCGCGTTCTGGAACCCGCTGGCCACGGTGGTGCGGATCTGCGGGAATTGCGAGTACCCCGGCCGCGGCCGCGGCTCGGTGGCGCGCTGGACGCGCAGCTCGTTGAACAGGCTGTTGCTGAACGACGACGTCAGGGACGCCACGAACGACTTGCCCTTGTTGAGGAAGTCGCCGCCCGCGCCACGCAGGTCTCTGGTGGCGACGCGATCGTTGTGCTGGACCAGGTCGGTGAAGTTGTATCGCACGGCGAGCTGGTGGCGGTTCGACAGCTGCCAATCGACCCGCGCGAAAACGCTCGTCTCGTCCTGGGTCTGGATCAGCTTACCCTGCTCGCCCGCGGTGGCGTAGCCGTACGTGTTCTGGAGGATCGACAGCAGACGCGCCAGGGAGTCGGGATGGATGCCCGTGTTCCGTGCAATGCTGTCCGAGGACACATCCGTCGCGAAAACCGGTTGGTCACGATCCTGCCGGTCCACCGTGAGGAAGAAATGGAGACGGTCCCGGATGATGGGGCCGGAGAGCGAAAAGCCGAACTGGTTGGAGGTGAAGTCCACGGGATCACGGCCGAGAAAATCGCGCTTCGTGAAATCGGCGCTCCGGCGGTAG carries:
- a CDS encoding TonB-dependent receptor; this translates as MRPTSVRTVFSRTAAASLFLVAAAMPLHAQGTTTATFRGRVTGSDGTPVSATVTVINGETGVVRRTVAAENGRYAMLGLQVGGPYAVRAQAIGYRPQEKTGYRLGLTDVVAVDFTLESVPVEVSEVTVTADVVPVVDAQQPGRVDRVGLEQIQSLPTNGRNFSDFIALSPQVNTAVGDGSGGNLSIGGGRRGANNILIDGVGANGTFFGGEARGSDRIPFAYSIEAVREFQVETNAYDVTRGNYTGGLVNAVTKSGGNQFRGAVWGYRRSADFTKRDFLGRDPVDFTSNQFGFSLSGPIIRDRLHFFLTVDRQDRDQPVFATDVSSDSIARNTGIHPDSLARLLSILQNTYGYATAGEQGKLIQTQDETSVFARVDWQLSNRHQLAVRYNFTDLVQHNDRVATRDLRGAGGDFLNKGKSFVASLTSSFSNSLFNELRVQRATEPRPRPGYSQFPQIRTTVASGFQNADGSITPTSATIVAGGDPILHFNDLDERTWEIQDNLTWVRGSHTVRVGTTNSFIHVFNFFGNNALGTFSFRSLADLENRAPDSFTRALPADTNSALSVEARFPKAEYDVREWAFYAQDQWQVTPRLNLVFGVRYDLATFPDAPAPNPAFQRSFPDLDVSRAPRDRNNIAPRFGFTYDMSGNRTTIVRGGAGLFYGRSPYVLFSNVFLNTGNTQLSLSCFSSAGNVPEPNLATYAANPDSIPTQCVGGGAASAGTPNVNVFSRQYETPRSFKTNFGIDHAVDRDTRVGLDLSYSHIGDNFFVIDRNLATVPQFFTEGGRPVYSPLVAIGSTGSINRNFNRVDAAFGQVLEHVSTAEAENISFTVSASRRLTRGLQFQASYTYSRTEDNASYSCCISSTALFETPTGGNPNDLRGNRSPADFDRPHTLILSGIARLPWGIQLSGIFRGFSGLPYTPRINGDPNGDGISSNDRAYVGTNILYNFDANSDVDSTTQKNNQRTILEDLIQGNSCLRAALNTVVRRNACRNPWINQLDLRLSKRFQTMRGQSVELVADFFNFLNFLNSEWGRVWTVAGAGGGSNGDLLSVRGFNSAQSRFVYDVNPSFGTKEPSAFRFDQFQAQFGLRYNF
- a CDS encoding carboxypeptidase-like regulatory domain-containing protein, with product MKRSAIVVAAFAGLLVGCRVDSVAPPTGGLGRFIVRGTVTNLAGTVNLANVTVQLQPLGGGPAVRTMLTDASGTYRTFGLAAGLYRVVVVMGDSSRITTVGIDRPPGLREPVTVGQTDSVVVPVLAYDPGKAISGSLTHFVQDTLRSLSVPFRNVKVWLFNSTRTTKLDSLRTSASGAIRFAVRPGTYYLRVDTASAEYKSVAVPAVIPTTALLDTLRVTASAPTATSNSATSTASGSLTYRAPYQIRARIFKDRCTPQPCTPDGVYRAVATDPDTIVSGVRIWLRRVGSTTNLGSGTVTSSTSTSATGNISFTSLDNAGDRWGLHVILWYLPAGCTIAATLTPEGDVQVTGDLAGGTVPLNNIPLTCP